A region of Piscinibacter gummiphilus DNA encodes the following proteins:
- a CDS encoding 3'-5' exonuclease: MTGPRFTPHTLRPTPEQLAIQSATDKYIVVEANAGAAKTTTLALRMAESAAWGVPPEKIIALTYTEPACDALRAALKKLGVPYDTTRRFRIGTFEQFASAVLRRVEGDTPEHLLTPQGLRPHVLAALQLVEDNANERHPDRLMFPAAGDALVEEFLREAHHLKGTMQLDTDLEERPLTPDTADDLGRNYALLKAFRVYENQRRRGSVDHPLFRGPGDATYDLAQLIWSDNLERGAPGWPVGIRTLVLDEMHDLNQSMFVILDRILTSNREAFFCGAGDRDQVIHKVAGADARFMGDALEDQGRRKVRRCPLTASYRFGSRLAQGASRLAGKPYASHADGDTRVTVTPYDGPGQCEAHVVSAAQAWRSGKAHRLSQFAVLLRHPHQSVAIENALLRAGLPYVTAGFDSYLMRPEVLLVRGLLAVATRDFSSIDDPDTRRRIVEAFVFFGDITITTRESDRDEPAALLAHAVRAVTDDPTILPVFFDNQVLRNAVPAVRQRLEAAVAVARDHQGDGLLAALLAALQPRELASRVLVGAGPLRAIEANLAGLQRSAEGHPSAAAFFQSLNTFERQQRERRAADCLVLAQVEAAKGLEYEQVMIPFLRQDTFPDRDTPDDEERNLFYVAITRARSQLSLLAHARAPSRFIADAGWKVPTVTTAAAPSA, from the coding sequence GTGACCGGCCCCCGCTTCACCCCCCACACCCTGCGTCCCACGCCCGAGCAGCTGGCCATCCAGTCCGCCACCGACAAGTACATCGTGGTGGAGGCCAACGCCGGCGCCGCCAAGACCACCACGCTCGCGCTGCGCATGGCCGAGTCCGCCGCATGGGGTGTCCCGCCCGAGAAGATCATCGCCCTCACCTACACCGAACCCGCGTGCGACGCCTTGCGGGCCGCGCTGAAGAAGCTGGGCGTGCCGTACGACACCACCCGGCGCTTCCGCATCGGCACCTTCGAGCAGTTCGCCTCCGCCGTGCTGCGGCGTGTCGAGGGCGACACACCCGAGCACCTGCTCACGCCGCAGGGCCTGCGGCCTCACGTGCTCGCCGCGCTGCAGCTGGTGGAGGACAACGCCAACGAACGCCACCCCGACCGCCTGATGTTCCCGGCGGCCGGCGATGCCCTGGTCGAGGAATTCCTGCGCGAGGCCCACCACCTCAAGGGCACGATGCAGCTCGACACCGACCTCGAGGAACGCCCGCTCACCCCGGACACCGCCGACGACCTGGGCCGCAACTACGCGCTGCTCAAGGCCTTCCGCGTCTACGAGAACCAGCGCCGCCGCGGCTCGGTCGACCACCCGCTGTTCCGCGGCCCCGGCGACGCCACGTACGACCTGGCCCAGCTCATCTGGTCCGACAACCTCGAACGCGGCGCGCCCGGCTGGCCCGTGGGCATCCGCACCCTGGTGCTCGACGAGATGCACGACCTGAACCAGAGCATGTTCGTCATCCTCGACCGCATCCTCACCAGCAACCGCGAGGCCTTCTTCTGCGGCGCGGGCGACCGCGACCAGGTCATCCACAAGGTGGCCGGCGCCGACGCGCGCTTCATGGGCGATGCGCTGGAAGACCAGGGCCGGCGCAAGGTACGCCGCTGCCCGCTCACGGCCTCGTACCGCTTCGGCTCGCGCCTCGCCCAAGGCGCTTCGCGCCTGGCGGGCAAGCCCTACGCCTCGCATGCCGACGGCGACACGCGTGTCACCGTCACGCCCTACGACGGCCCCGGCCAATGCGAGGCCCACGTCGTCTCGGCCGCCCAGGCATGGCGCAGCGGGAAGGCGCACCGACTCTCGCAGTTCGCGGTGCTGCTGCGGCATCCGCACCAGTCCGTCGCCATCGAGAATGCACTGCTGCGCGCCGGCCTGCCCTACGTCACCGCGGGCTTCGACAGCTACCTCATGCGCCCCGAGGTGCTGCTCGTGCGCGGCCTGCTGGCCGTGGCCACGCGCGACTTCTCCAGCATCGACGACCCCGACACCCGCCGGCGCATCGTCGAGGCTTTCGTGTTCTTCGGCGACATCACCATCACCACGCGCGAAAGCGACCGCGACGAACCCGCCGCGCTGCTGGCCCATGCCGTGCGCGCCGTCACCGACGACCCCACCATCCTGCCGGTGTTCTTCGACAACCAGGTGCTCCGCAACGCGGTGCCGGCGGTGCGGCAGCGCCTCGAGGCCGCGGTCGCCGTGGCCCGCGACCACCAGGGCGACGGCCTGCTGGCCGCGCTGCTCGCGGCCTTGCAGCCGCGCGAACTCGCGTCGCGCGTGCTGGTGGGTGCGGGACCGCTGCGAGCCATCGAAGCCAACCTCGCCGGACTGCAGCGCTCGGCCGAGGGCCATCCGTCCGCGGCCGCGTTCTTCCAGAGCCTGAACACCTTCGAGCGGCAGCAGCGCGAACGCCGCGCCGCCGACTGCCTCGTGCTGGCCCAGGTGGAGGCCGCCAAGGGCCTCGAATACGAGCAGGTGATGATCCCCTTCCTGCGCCAGGACACCTTCCCCGACCGTGACACGCCGGACGACGAGGAACGCAACCTGTTCTACGTGGCCATCACCCGCGCCCGCAGCCAGCTGAGCCTGCTCGCCCATGCACGGGCGCCCAGCCGGTTCATCGCCGATGCGGGGTGGAAGGTGCCCACGGTCACCACGGCGGCCGCGCCGTCGGCATGA
- a CDS encoding NAD-dependent succinate-semialdehyde dehydrogenase, with protein sequence MSAYPSLSLYINGQFLSGEGRKTQDVFNPANQQVIGQLPHASKADLDLALQSAQKAFETWRKSSPLDRSNILRKVAALTRERAEDIARNITLDQGKPLGEALAEVRSCAEHAEWHAEEARRIYGRVIPARQPNVRQLVIKEPVGVCAAFTPWNFPFNQAIRKMVAAIGAGCTLILKGPEDSPSAVVALAQLFQDAGLPPGVLNIVWGVPSEVSTYLIESPIVRKISFTGSVAVGKHLSSLAGLHMKRVTMELGGHSPVLVFDDADIEPAAEMLARTKLRNAGQVCVSPTRFYVQEKAYDKFLAKFLDVIKSVKVGDGLEKGTQMGPLAFDRRVTAMQSFVDDANRRGAKVLTGGERIGSVGSFFAPTVVTEIGDDSMLMTEEPFGPIAPVVRFKDTDEGIRRANSLPFGLASFAFTGSLKTANRVANELEAGMVNINHFGIALSETPFGGIKDSGIGSEGGMETFDGYLTTKFVTEV encoded by the coding sequence ATGTCCGCATACCCCTCGCTCTCCCTCTACATCAACGGCCAATTCCTCTCGGGTGAAGGCCGCAAGACCCAGGACGTCTTCAACCCCGCCAACCAGCAGGTGATCGGCCAGCTGCCGCACGCCTCCAAGGCCGACCTGGACCTGGCCCTGCAGTCCGCCCAGAAGGCGTTCGAGACCTGGCGCAAGAGCTCGCCGCTCGATCGCTCGAACATCCTGCGCAAGGTGGCCGCGCTCACGCGCGAGCGCGCGGAAGACATCGCCCGCAACATCACGCTCGACCAGGGCAAGCCGCTCGGCGAAGCGCTGGCCGAGGTGCGCAGCTGCGCCGAACACGCCGAATGGCACGCCGAGGAAGCCCGCCGCATCTATGGCCGCGTGATCCCGGCCCGCCAGCCGAACGTGCGCCAGCTCGTCATCAAGGAACCGGTGGGGGTGTGCGCCGCGTTCACGCCGTGGAACTTCCCGTTCAACCAGGCCATCCGCAAGATGGTGGCCGCCATCGGCGCGGGTTGCACGCTGATCCTCAAGGGCCCGGAAGACTCGCCGAGCGCCGTGGTGGCGTTGGCCCAGCTGTTCCAGGACGCCGGCCTGCCGCCGGGCGTGCTCAACATCGTGTGGGGCGTGCCGTCGGAAGTCTCCACGTACCTGATCGAGTCGCCCATCGTGCGCAAGATCTCGTTCACGGGCTCGGTGGCCGTGGGCAAGCACCTGTCGTCGCTGGCCGGTCTGCACATGAAGCGGGTCACGATGGAGCTGGGCGGCCACTCGCCGGTGCTGGTGTTCGACGACGCCGACATCGAGCCGGCCGCCGAGATGCTCGCCCGCACCAAGCTGCGCAACGCGGGCCAGGTGTGCGTGTCGCCCACGCGCTTCTATGTGCAGGAGAAGGCGTACGACAAGTTCCTCGCCAAGTTCCTCGACGTGATCAAGAGCGTGAAGGTGGGTGACGGCCTCGAGAAGGGCACGCAGATGGGGCCGCTCGCGTTCGACCGCCGCGTCACCGCGATGCAGTCGTTCGTGGACGACGCCAACCGCCGCGGGGCGAAGGTGCTGACGGGCGGCGAGCGCATCGGCAGCGTGGGCAGCTTCTTCGCGCCCACCGTGGTGACCGAGATCGGCGACGACTCGATGCTGATGACCGAGGAGCCCTTCGGCCCCATCGCCCCGGTGGTGCGCTTCAAGGACACCGACGAAGGCATCCGCCGCGCCAACAGCCTGCCGTTCGGCCTGGCCTCGTTCGCGTTCACGGGCTCGCTGAAGACCGCCAACCGCGTGGCCAACGAACTGGAGGCCGGCATGGTGAACATCAACCACTTCGGCATCGCGCTGTCCGAGACGCCGTTCGGCGGCATCAAGGACAGCGGCATCGGCAGCGAAGGCGGGATGGAGACCTTCGACGGCTACCTGACCACCAAGTTCGTCACCGAGGTGTGA
- the mnmH gene encoding tRNA 2-selenouridine(34) synthase MnmH: MTAKTYTVDDLAGFDVIIDARSPAEYALDHIPGSINCPVLDDEERRIVGTTYVQVSAFEARKIGGAMVARNIARHLDERFRGFDAKWRPLVYCWRGGMRSGSFVNVLRLVGWDAQQLKGGYKGWRHHVVDRLPVLADALQWRVLCGPTGSAKTRVLQHLGHLGEQVVDLEALAVHRGSVLGEVPGRPQPSQKGFETQLFDVLSRLDPSRPVWVEAESRRIGRITVPEALTEAMFRSPLVEIVAPVAPRVDFLLRDYAWLVESPEALTSRLAALKGLVANAELAEWQAWAASGQLVPLLSALLARHYDPLYARSLGRCWQQRASARQVLADDLSAEGIERLAERVARQA; the protein is encoded by the coding sequence GTGACCGCCAAGACCTACACCGTGGACGACCTCGCCGGCTTCGACGTGATCATCGACGCCCGCTCGCCCGCCGAATACGCCCTGGACCACATCCCGGGGTCGATCAACTGCCCCGTGCTGGACGACGAGGAGCGCCGCATCGTCGGCACCACGTATGTCCAGGTCTCGGCCTTCGAGGCGCGCAAGATCGGCGGCGCCATGGTGGCCCGCAACATCGCCCGCCACCTCGACGAACGCTTCCGCGGCTTCGATGCGAAGTGGCGCCCGCTCGTGTACTGCTGGCGTGGTGGCATGCGCAGCGGCAGCTTCGTGAACGTGCTGCGGCTCGTGGGCTGGGACGCGCAGCAGCTCAAGGGCGGCTACAAGGGCTGGCGCCACCACGTGGTGGACCGCCTGCCGGTGCTGGCCGACGCGCTGCAGTGGCGCGTGCTGTGCGGCCCCACGGGCAGCGCCAAGACGCGCGTGCTGCAGCACCTGGGCCACCTCGGCGAGCAGGTGGTGGACCTGGAAGCGCTCGCCGTGCACCGCGGCTCCGTGCTGGGCGAGGTGCCCGGCCGCCCGCAGCCGTCGCAGAAGGGGTTCGAGACGCAGCTGTTCGACGTGCTCTCGCGGCTGGATCCGTCACGGCCCGTGTGGGTCGAGGCGGAAAGCCGGCGCATCGGGCGCATCACCGTGCCGGAGGCGCTGACGGAGGCGATGTTCCGCAGCCCGCTGGTGGAGATCGTGGCGCCGGTGGCGCCGCGCGTGGACTTCCTGCTGCGCGACTACGCCTGGCTGGTGGAGAGTCCGGAGGCGCTGACGTCGCGGCTGGCCGCGCTGAAGGGACTGGTGGCGAACGCGGAGCTGGCCGAGTGGCAGGCCTGGGCGGCCAGCGGGCAGCTGGTGCCGCTGCTGTCGGCGCTGCTGGCGCGGCACTACGACCCGCTGTATGCGCGGTCGCTCGGACGGTGCTGGCAGCAGCGGGCGAGTGCGCGGCAGGTGCTGGCGGACGATCTGTCGGCGGAAGGCATCGAGCGGTTGGCGGAGCGGGTGGCGCGGCAGGCTTGA